The Glaciimonas sp. PCH181 nucleotide sequence TTGGCAGAGCAAATTACAAGCATCGATTAACCCTCGCCCATCCAGTGAGCCAAGCAAATTTGTGGCGCTACGCATCGCGGAAGGCCCTGCGACGCAATCGTCTTCCGCCTGCACGCTGGTACTACCCTCAGGACTACGTCTGGAAATGTCCGCACTACCTGCACCAGGATGGCTAGCGGCCCTGAGACGTGCCGAGCAAGGAGCGGGTTGATGCATCCCGGCTGTCACATCGAACAAGTGTACCTCTGCCGGGAACCGATTGATTTCAGGAAGTCGATAGGCGGCTTGAGTGTGCTAATTGAGCAGGAGCTGGCGTTAAATCCGTTTGGCAGCGCGCTGTATGTCTTCGTTACGCTTTCAGGTTGTTGATAGAAGCGGCGAAATCCGTCCAAATCTAGCTGCGTCAGTTTGATTTTTCGTTTGTGTGCACCGGCTCTTACTCAAGGGCACTGGCCTCCTATTGGCACCCCACGGCAGTACGAGGTGGATAGACAAGCCCTAGCAGTCAACGACACTCATTTGCGCTGCCTGATTTAGACAGATTCCAACAATCACTAACATAAGTGATTCAGGCTTCTGCAGAACGGACGTTAGAGATGAAAACAGTACGGAGACGGCCTGCGACCGTCCACGCGATACCAACACCTACCAATTGGAGCCAAGCAAAGATGGCATACCGAATGGCATACCAACAATCTTAAAAAAACAAAAACCCCTTAAACATCAAGGGGTTAGTGAATATATCTGGCGGAAGCGGTGAGATTCGAACTCACGAACGGGATAAACCGTCGCTAGTTTTCAAGACTAGTGCCTTCAACCACTCGGCCACACTTCCAGAGCGTCGAATTATACATAAGTCGTAATGAATTGACGATACCTGCGTGCAAATTTATCTAATTTTTCTGAAATTTGGCTCTCCCACCGCCACTATCCGTCAATCCGGTAAGAACATTTGCTGTAAATCATTCAAAAACCGCTCTCCCAACGCCGTAGGTTTGATCAGTTTGTGATCGCGATATAACAAACCCTTTGCTTCTGCGTCGTTTAGAGCTTTCTCAATCATATTGAGGGACATTCCAGTCCGTTCGGCAAACAGATTGACTTCAAAGCCGCCATTCAACCGCAATGCGTTAAGCATGAATTC carries:
- the tnpB gene encoding IS66 family insertion sequence element accessory protein TnpB translates to MHPGCHIEQVYLCREPIDFRKSIGGLSVLIEQELALNPFGSALYVFVTLSGC